A single region of the Salvia miltiorrhiza cultivar Shanhuang (shh) chromosome 8, IMPLAD_Smil_shh, whole genome shotgun sequence genome encodes:
- the LOC130999205 gene encoding vacuolar iron transporter 2-like — protein sequence MAENAENVPILRPLINGGIRKNERPKEPWKGEFVKSIVYAGLDAIITSFSLISSISAGRLSSVDVLVLGFANLVADGISMGFGDFMSSSTEKDVVAKERCVAEWDVENRRGTQQEELVRRYQELGMNATDAAMVVSILSKYPEILVDEKMSTVAPEEAEKPWKNGLITFVAFLVFGCAPILAFIILIPFTDNDQIKFVGACVLSALALALLGIAKAKFAGQNYVASVGITLFNGAVAGAAAYGIGWTLRNVAGLDD from the exons ATGGCCGAAAACGCAGAGAATGTTCCAATCCTTCGACCACTAATCAATGGCGGAATTAGGAAAAACGAGAGGCCGAAGGAGCCATGGAAAGGGGAGTTTGTGAAGAGCATTGTGTATGCCGGCCTCGACGCCATCATCACCTccttctccctcatctcctcCATCTCCGCCGGCCGCCTTTCCTCCG TTGATGTTTTGGTGTTGGGATTTGCGAATCTCGTGGCGGATGGGATCTCGATGGGGTTCGGAGATTTTATGTCGAGTAGCACGGAGAAAGACGTGGTGGCGAAGGAGAGGTGCGTCGCGGAATGGGACGTCGAGAACCGACGGGGAACGCAGCAGGAGGAGCTGGTCCGTCGGTATCAGGAGCTTGGGATGAATGCTACTGATGCAGCCATG GTTGTGAGCATCTTGAGCAAGTACCCCGAGATACTGGTGGACGAGAAAATGTCGACGGTGGCACCGGAGGAAGCGGAGAAGCCGTGGAAGAACGGGCTGATTACGTTCGTGGCGTTTCTGGTGTTCGGATGTGCTCCGATCCTGGcattcatcatcctcatccCGTTCACGGACAACGACCAGATCAAGTTCGTCGGGGCGTGCGTCCTCTCCGCGCTGGCCCTCGCCCTATTGGGCATTGCCAAGGCCAAGTTTGCAGGGCAGAACTACGTGGCGTCGGTGGGAATAACGCTCTTCAACGGCGCCGTGGCCGGCGCAGCCGCCTACGGGATCGGATGGACTCTGCGCAATGTGGCTGGCTTGGATGACTGA
- the LOC130999206 gene encoding uncharacterized protein LOC130999206 isoform X1, with amino-acid sequence MASEEAKLELFLQWLKINGAELRGCRIKYCNSSKGFGIFSSNDVPDGIFLVIPLDLAITPMKVLEDPLIGPACRSMFEEGEVDDRFLMMLFLTVERLRKNSTWKPYLDMLPTEFGSTLWFTDDDLLELKGTTLHRATELLKKSLKTLFDEKVKKLAEKLLVLAGNPESEVRFEDFLWANSIFWTRALNIPFPSSYVFRTGSSNAPGASTNSTEKLANGENGKSPEMNKSSQVSGSESTSRGDTIWVEGLVPGIDFCNHDLKAAATWEIDGSGSLTGTPFSMYLLSAGIIPFQGEKEISISYGAKGNEELLFLYGFVIKDNSDDYLMLHYPVEAISDMPFSEGKLLLLEEQKGELRCLLPRSLLNNGFFPESTSPRGTNSNNRGFDYTCSGHRKPPSYADKLVFPEKLLTALRTVTMTETQLHQVYSSLEKLVGSGVERRPSESEVRAAVWEACGNSGALQLIVDLLYMKMTELEEGSGTEAHDAELLKKADVVGAERDTRCSSNGSVPMSRNAWASVVYRRGQKELTRRFLREAEHALQLALREES; translated from the exons ATGGCTTCTGAAGAAGCCAAGCTCGAGCTTTTCCTTCAGTGGCTGAAG ATCAATGGAGCGGAGTTACGGGGCTGTAGAATCAAATACTGCAACTCGAGTAAAGGGTTTGGAATTTTTTCATCCAATGATGTTCCTGATG GAATTTTTCTGGTGATTCCGCTTGATCTGGCAATAACTCCGATGAAGGTGCTAGAAGATCCATTAATTGGACCTGCGTGTAGGTCAATGTTTGAGGAAGGGGAAGTAGATGACCGATTCTTGATGATGTTGTTTCTAACCGTGGAGCGTCTGCGAAAGAACTCTACGTGGAAGCC ATATCTTGATATGCTTCCTACTGAGTTTGGAAGCACACTTTGGTTTACTGATGATGATCTTTTAGAGCTAAAGGGCACAACACTGCATCGGGCGACTGAACTTCTG AAGAAAAGTTTAAAGACTCTGTTCGACGAGAAAGTGAAAAAATTGGCAGAAAAGCTTTTGGTTCTTGCTGGAAACCCAGAAAG TGAAGTGAGATTTGAAGACTTCCTTTG GGCAAATTCTATATTCTGGACTCGAGCTCTTAATATTCCTTTCCCAAGCTCGTATGTGTTCCGAACAGGAAGCAGCAACGCTCCTGGTGCATCTACCAATTCTACTGAAAAGTTGGCAAACGGGGAAAATGGTAAAT CTCCCGAGATGAATAAATCGAGCCAAGTTTCTGGATCTGAATCTACGTCACGAGGAGATACTATATGGGTTGAGGGTCTTGTGCCTGGCATCGACTTTTGCAATCATG ACTTAAAGGCAGCAGCGACATGGGAAATCGATGGAAGCGGATCACTGACCGGAACCCCTTTCTCGATGTACCTTCTTTCTG CTGGGATCATTCCTTTCCAAGGTGAAAAGGAGATATCTATCAGTTATGGTGCCAAGGGAAATGAG GAGCTTCTGTTCCTTTATGGATTTGTCATAAAGGACAACTCAGATGACTATCTTATG TTACATTATCCTGTGGAAGCAATTTCCGATATGCCCTTTTCCGAGGGCAAACTGCTGCTTCTTGAAGAACAG AAAGGCGAACTACGGTGTCTTCTACCGAGAAGTTTGCTTAATAATGGCTTCTTCCCTGAAAGCACCTCGCCACGAGGAACTAACAGCAATAACCGGGGGTTCGACTATACTTGTAGTGGACACCGCAAGCCACCCTCGTATGCTGATAAACTCGTCTTCCCCGAGAAGCTCTTGACCGCCTTGAGAACAGTTACCATGACAGAAACTCAACTTCACCAAGTCTATTCATCACTTGAGAAG CTTGTTGGATCTGGAGTTGAGCGACGGCCGTCTGAAAGTGAAGTGCGTGCGGCTGTATGGGAGGCTTGCGGGAACTCCGGTGCTCTGCAACTCATTGTTGATCTTCTTTACATGAA GATGACGGAACTCGAAGAGGGTTCCGGCACCGAAGCGCATGACGCCGAGTTGCTTAAGAAAGCCGACGTCGTGGGGGCTGAGCGCGACACAAG GTGTAGCAGCAACGGCTCTGTTCCGATGAGTCGAAACGCGTGGGCTAGTGTAGTGTACCGTCGAGGGCAGAAGGAGCTGACGCGACGATTCTTACGGGAGGCGGAGCATGCGCTGCAGTTGGCGTTGAGGGAGGAGAGCTAG
- the LOC130999206 gene encoding uncharacterized protein LOC130999206 isoform X2: protein MASEEAKLELFLQWLKINGAELRGCRIKYCNSSKGFGIFSSNDVPDGIFLVIPLDLAITPMKVLEDPLIGPACRSMFEEGEVDDRFLMMLFLTVERLRKNSTWKPYLDMLPTEFGSTLWFTDDDLLELKGTTLHRATELLKKSLKTLFDEKVKKLAEKLLVLAGNPESEVRFEDFLWANSIFWTRALNIPFPSSYVFRTGSSNAPGASTNSTEKLANGENAPEMNKSSQVSGSESTSRGDTIWVEGLVPGIDFCNHDLKAAATWEIDGSGSLTGTPFSMYLLSAGIIPFQGEKEISISYGAKGNEELLFLYGFVIKDNSDDYLMLHYPVEAISDMPFSEGKLLLLEEQKGELRCLLPRSLLNNGFFPESTSPRGTNSNNRGFDYTCSGHRKPPSYADKLVFPEKLLTALRTVTMTETQLHQVYSSLEKLVGSGVERRPSESEVRAAVWEACGNSGALQLIVDLLYMKMTELEEGSGTEAHDAELLKKADVVGAERDTRCSSNGSVPMSRNAWASVVYRRGQKELTRRFLREAEHALQLALREES, encoded by the exons ATGGCTTCTGAAGAAGCCAAGCTCGAGCTTTTCCTTCAGTGGCTGAAG ATCAATGGAGCGGAGTTACGGGGCTGTAGAATCAAATACTGCAACTCGAGTAAAGGGTTTGGAATTTTTTCATCCAATGATGTTCCTGATG GAATTTTTCTGGTGATTCCGCTTGATCTGGCAATAACTCCGATGAAGGTGCTAGAAGATCCATTAATTGGACCTGCGTGTAGGTCAATGTTTGAGGAAGGGGAAGTAGATGACCGATTCTTGATGATGTTGTTTCTAACCGTGGAGCGTCTGCGAAAGAACTCTACGTGGAAGCC ATATCTTGATATGCTTCCTACTGAGTTTGGAAGCACACTTTGGTTTACTGATGATGATCTTTTAGAGCTAAAGGGCACAACACTGCATCGGGCGACTGAACTTCTG AAGAAAAGTTTAAAGACTCTGTTCGACGAGAAAGTGAAAAAATTGGCAGAAAAGCTTTTGGTTCTTGCTGGAAACCCAGAAAG TGAAGTGAGATTTGAAGACTTCCTTTG GGCAAATTCTATATTCTGGACTCGAGCTCTTAATATTCCTTTCCCAAGCTCGTATGTGTTCCGAACAGGAAGCAGCAACGCTCCTGGTGCATCTACCAATTCTACTGAAAAGTTGGCAAACGGGGAAAATG CTCCCGAGATGAATAAATCGAGCCAAGTTTCTGGATCTGAATCTACGTCACGAGGAGATACTATATGGGTTGAGGGTCTTGTGCCTGGCATCGACTTTTGCAATCATG ACTTAAAGGCAGCAGCGACATGGGAAATCGATGGAAGCGGATCACTGACCGGAACCCCTTTCTCGATGTACCTTCTTTCTG CTGGGATCATTCCTTTCCAAGGTGAAAAGGAGATATCTATCAGTTATGGTGCCAAGGGAAATGAG GAGCTTCTGTTCCTTTATGGATTTGTCATAAAGGACAACTCAGATGACTATCTTATG TTACATTATCCTGTGGAAGCAATTTCCGATATGCCCTTTTCCGAGGGCAAACTGCTGCTTCTTGAAGAACAG AAAGGCGAACTACGGTGTCTTCTACCGAGAAGTTTGCTTAATAATGGCTTCTTCCCTGAAAGCACCTCGCCACGAGGAACTAACAGCAATAACCGGGGGTTCGACTATACTTGTAGTGGACACCGCAAGCCACCCTCGTATGCTGATAAACTCGTCTTCCCCGAGAAGCTCTTGACCGCCTTGAGAACAGTTACCATGACAGAAACTCAACTTCACCAAGTCTATTCATCACTTGAGAAG CTTGTTGGATCTGGAGTTGAGCGACGGCCGTCTGAAAGTGAAGTGCGTGCGGCTGTATGGGAGGCTTGCGGGAACTCCGGTGCTCTGCAACTCATTGTTGATCTTCTTTACATGAA GATGACGGAACTCGAAGAGGGTTCCGGCACCGAAGCGCATGACGCCGAGTTGCTTAAGAAAGCCGACGTCGTGGGGGCTGAGCGCGACACAAG GTGTAGCAGCAACGGCTCTGTTCCGATGAGTCGAAACGCGTGGGCTAGTGTAGTGTACCGTCGAGGGCAGAAGGAGCTGACGCGACGATTCTTACGGGAGGCGGAGCATGCGCTGCAGTTGGCGTTGAGGGAGGAGAGCTAG
- the LOC130999206 gene encoding uncharacterized protein LOC130999206 isoform X3, which yields MASEEAKLELFLQWLKINGAELRGCRIKYCNSSKGFGIFSSNDVPDGIFLVIPLDLAITPMKVLEDPLIGPACRSMFEEGEVDDRFLMMLFLTVERLRKNSTWKPYLDMLPTEFGSTLWFTDDDLLELKGTTLHRATELLKKSLKTLFDEKVKKLAEKLLVLAGNPESEVRFEDFLWANSIFWTRALNIPFPSSYVFRTGSSNAPGASTNSTEKLANGENGKSPEMNKSSQVSGSESTSRGDTIWVEGLVPGIDFCNHDLKAAATWEIDGSGSLTGTPFSMYLLSAGIIPFQGEKEISISYGAKGNEELLFLYGFVIKDNSDDYLMLHYPVEAISDMPFSEGKLLLLEEQKGELRCLLPRSLLNNGFFPESTSPRGTNSNNRGFDYTCSGHRKPPSYADKLVFPEKLLTALRTVTMTETQLHQVYSSLEKLVGSGVERRPSESEVRAAVWEACGNSGALQLIVDLLYMKMTELEEGSGTEAHDAELLKKADVVGAERDTRFGAGVAATALFR from the exons ATGGCTTCTGAAGAAGCCAAGCTCGAGCTTTTCCTTCAGTGGCTGAAG ATCAATGGAGCGGAGTTACGGGGCTGTAGAATCAAATACTGCAACTCGAGTAAAGGGTTTGGAATTTTTTCATCCAATGATGTTCCTGATG GAATTTTTCTGGTGATTCCGCTTGATCTGGCAATAACTCCGATGAAGGTGCTAGAAGATCCATTAATTGGACCTGCGTGTAGGTCAATGTTTGAGGAAGGGGAAGTAGATGACCGATTCTTGATGATGTTGTTTCTAACCGTGGAGCGTCTGCGAAAGAACTCTACGTGGAAGCC ATATCTTGATATGCTTCCTACTGAGTTTGGAAGCACACTTTGGTTTACTGATGATGATCTTTTAGAGCTAAAGGGCACAACACTGCATCGGGCGACTGAACTTCTG AAGAAAAGTTTAAAGACTCTGTTCGACGAGAAAGTGAAAAAATTGGCAGAAAAGCTTTTGGTTCTTGCTGGAAACCCAGAAAG TGAAGTGAGATTTGAAGACTTCCTTTG GGCAAATTCTATATTCTGGACTCGAGCTCTTAATATTCCTTTCCCAAGCTCGTATGTGTTCCGAACAGGAAGCAGCAACGCTCCTGGTGCATCTACCAATTCTACTGAAAAGTTGGCAAACGGGGAAAATGGTAAAT CTCCCGAGATGAATAAATCGAGCCAAGTTTCTGGATCTGAATCTACGTCACGAGGAGATACTATATGGGTTGAGGGTCTTGTGCCTGGCATCGACTTTTGCAATCATG ACTTAAAGGCAGCAGCGACATGGGAAATCGATGGAAGCGGATCACTGACCGGAACCCCTTTCTCGATGTACCTTCTTTCTG CTGGGATCATTCCTTTCCAAGGTGAAAAGGAGATATCTATCAGTTATGGTGCCAAGGGAAATGAG GAGCTTCTGTTCCTTTATGGATTTGTCATAAAGGACAACTCAGATGACTATCTTATG TTACATTATCCTGTGGAAGCAATTTCCGATATGCCCTTTTCCGAGGGCAAACTGCTGCTTCTTGAAGAACAG AAAGGCGAACTACGGTGTCTTCTACCGAGAAGTTTGCTTAATAATGGCTTCTTCCCTGAAAGCACCTCGCCACGAGGAACTAACAGCAATAACCGGGGGTTCGACTATACTTGTAGTGGACACCGCAAGCCACCCTCGTATGCTGATAAACTCGTCTTCCCCGAGAAGCTCTTGACCGCCTTGAGAACAGTTACCATGACAGAAACTCAACTTCACCAAGTCTATTCATCACTTGAGAAG CTTGTTGGATCTGGAGTTGAGCGACGGCCGTCTGAAAGTGAAGTGCGTGCGGCTGTATGGGAGGCTTGCGGGAACTCCGGTGCTCTGCAACTCATTGTTGATCTTCTTTACATGAA GATGACGGAACTCGAAGAGGGTTCCGGCACCGAAGCGCATGACGCCGAGTTGCTTAAGAAAGCCGACGTCGTGGGGGCTGAGCGCGACACAAG ATTTGGTGCAGGTGTAGCAGCAACGGCTCTGTTCCGATGA
- the LOC130999207 gene encoding zinc finger CCCH domain-containing protein 17-like, translating into MAIKTARKESVFVRIGQTPLKNQVCIYWLEGRCNKDPCRFLHKHKESLPSETGRRPLPNANHSKTWRNPNHDGSRKEGVISNTKSNPGKSGQRDQGMKTGRGGSDRVAVAQCQTKVVTVVRDVSEKRIVQKAQPKQCKYWITGNCVYGEKCKDLHSWFFGSGFTMLAKLEGHTKAITGISLPFGCEKLYSSSKDGTVRVWDSNNGQCVGSAMIGGGVGCLVAEGPLLFAGSENVVKVWNLQNQTEFSLDGAVGSVCSMIVDEDKLFAGMENGTIMVWKWNLATNIPEPAAMLKEHEGAVRSLVVGAGRLYSGSRDCTIKVWDLQNLQCLQTLCGHTRDVASVICWDRYLLSASLDKTLKIWAATESGAIEVIHEIRDDHELMALCGIHDAEVKPILLCSFSDSTVRLYDLPSFTERGRIFSKRAVEVIRIGTGGLFFTGDSTGEVSIWRLLGTPCAAAAS; encoded by the exons ATGGCGATCAAAACGGCGAGGAAAGAATCTGTCTTTGTTCGAATTGGTCAAACGCCTTTGAAGAACCAAGTTTGCATCTACTGGCTTGAAGGGAGATGCAACAAGGACCCATGTAGGTTCCTGCACAAACACAAAGAATCTCTGCCTTCAGAAACTGGGAGACGGCCGCTGCCTAATGCTAATCATTCCAAGACGTGGAGGAATCCTAACCATGACGGATCTCGTAAGGAAGGAGTTATATCCAATACTAAAAGTAATCCTGGAAAGAGTGGTCAGAGAGATCAAGGAATGAAAACTGGTCGGGGTGGGAGTGATCGTGTAGCAGTAGCACAGTGCCAAACAAAGGTTGTGACCGTTGTAAGAGACGTATCAGAGAAACGCATTGTTCAAAAAGCTCAGCCAAAGCAATGCAAGTACTGGATTACTGGCAATTGTGTCTATGGGGAGAAGTGCAAGGATTTGCACTCATGGTTTTTTGGTTCTGGATTCACAATGTTGGCAAAGTTAGAGGGGCATACGAAG GCGATAACTGGAATTTCACTCCCCTTTGGCTGTGAAAAGCTGTATTCGAGCAGCAAGGATGGGACTGTTCGTGTGTGGGACAGCAACAATGGTCAGTGCGTTGGTTCAGCGATGATCGGTGGTGGTGTTGGGTGTTTAGTTGCTGAAGGCCCATTGCTGTTTGCTGGGTCGGAAAATGTTGTGAAG GTATGGAACCTCCAAAATCAGACTGAGTTTTCTCTCGATGGGGCAGTTGGATCGGTTTGCAGCATGATCGTAGACGAGGATAAGCTCTTTGCTGGAATGGAG AATGGTACCATAATGGTGTGGAAGTGGAATCTTGCGACCAATATCCCGGAACCAGCTGCCATGTTGAAGGAGCACGAAGGCGCTGTGCGTTCTCTTGTTGTTGGCGCTGGTCGGCTCTATTCTGGTTCGAGGGACTGTACTATAAAG GTATGGGACCTACAAAACTTGCAGTGTTTGCAGACTCTGTGTGGGCATACGAGAGACGTGGCATCTGTTATCTGCTGGGATAGATATTTGTTATCGGCTTCTCTCGACAAAACATTGAAGATTTGGGCTGCTACGGAAAGTGGGGCGATAGAGGTGATTCATGAGATTAGAGATGATCAT GAGCTCATGGCTCTCTGTGGCATACACGACGCAGAAGTAAAACCTATTCTGCTTTGCTCGTTTAGCGACAGCACAGTCCGCCTCTACGACCTGCCTTC ATTTACGGAGAGGGGCCGGATATTTTCAAAGCGGGCAGTTGAAGTGATTCGGATTGGCACTGGCGGGCTGTTCTTCACCGGTGATTCGACTGGAGAGGTTTCCATCTGGAGATTGCTTGGGACGCCGTGTGCAGCAGCAGCATCATGA
- the LOC130999208 gene encoding calmodulin-2/4-like has translation MDSKFISFILWCIPYSFRIVFHLILHHLRLDCLHKKSSRVSIVADTSPPHPDVVGITSDDLGVVMRRLRLPHHEPFSRDSVENIADLFDGAEPMPDEVREAFRTFDENDDGFVDAAELGKVMSSLGFVGLSEEECKRMIMVFDDDGDGRISFGEFVKLIEESVCETS, from the coding sequence aTGGATTCAAAGTTCATATCTTTCATCTTATGGTGCATTCCCTATAGCTTCCGAATCGTGTTTCATCTTATATTGCATCACCTGCGGCTCGACTGTTTGCATAAAAAGTCGAGCCGTGTCTCCATCGTGGCCGACACCTCACCACCGCATCCCGATGTCGTCGGTATCACCAGTGACGACCTCGGGGTCGTGATGAGGCGGCTGCGGCTGCCTCACCACGAGCCGTTTTCACGAGATTCGGTTGAGAATATCGCGGACTTGTTTGATGGGGCGGAGCCGATGCCGGACGAGGTGAGAGAAGCGTTTAGGACGTTCGACGAGAACGACGACGGCTTCGTCGATGCGGCGGAGTTGGGGAAGGTGATGAGCTCGCTAGGTTTTGTGGGGTTGTCGGAAGAGGAATGCAAGAGGATGATAATGGTGTTTGATGATGATGGAGATGGAAGGATTAGTTTTGGGGAGTTTGTGAAACTCATTGAGGAAAGTGTGTGTGAAACTAGTTAG